In Myxocyprinus asiaticus isolate MX2 ecotype Aquarium Trade chromosome 3, UBuf_Myxa_2, whole genome shotgun sequence, the following proteins share a genomic window:
- the LOC127427940 gene encoding mucin-5AC-like → MAITTATKSETTTFKTSTITAPSIDTTTRAVSTTETTKRVPVTTETTPGETVTSCTEIDQIITVETLTHAVEETTPKTERSDIDFVPTHKSGTDATIFGKPTEVSIIQPKQESGTSKDGTVATSVNTAKIRGATPIAEPITDGATKSITNRITTSIIIAENKASTKAGSESALRTTATITETITAIADFANINTEGIMAPGTVPKNLKTVQTEPSNDETREATTARPKESTQAKTTSYSPTTINGATNIKHPSMTAITTGTKEITDGKQLTGKSTLFTKTTIKSNRFTSFRSPSLLTTTLNGLSTNTISPERLSTKAFHKLTMQSHKSLSPCTGKCQTKSTTMNPAGKHGQGKVPMTTDKTFYSAITMGTILVLCALLALIVFIKDLVRN, encoded by the coding sequence ATGGCAATAACAACAGCTACAAAATCAGAAACAACAACATTCAAAACATCAACAATTACAGCTCCTTCCATAGACACAACCACAAGAGCAGTTTCAACAACTGAGACCACAAAGAGAGTACCGGTTACAACAGAAACAACCCCAGGTGAAACAGTAACTTCCTGTACAGaaatagatcaaataatcacggtGGAAACATTAACACATGCAGTTGAAGAAACAACCCCCAAAACTGAGAGAAGTGATATTGATTTTGTACCAACACATAAAAGTGGAACAGATGCGACAATATTTGGAAAACCAACAGAAGTAAGCATCATACAACCAAAACAAGAATCAGGGACATCTAAGGATGGAACTGTAGCGACAAGTGTAAATACAGCAAAAATCAGGGGTGCAACTCCAATAGCAGAACCAATTACTGATGGAGCAACAAAATCAATTACCAATAGAATTACTACATCAATAATAATAGCTGAAAATAAAGCATCAACAAAAGCTGGATCAGAGTCTGCATTGAGGACAACAGCAACTATAACTGAAACCATTACAGCAATTGCAGATTTTGCTAATATAAACACAGAAGGAATAATGGCACCAGGCACAGTCCCAAAAAATCTAAAAACAGTACAAACAGAGCCATCTAACGATGAAACAAGGGAAGCAACCACAGCCAGACCAAAGGAATCTACACAAGCTAAAACAACGTCATACAGTCCAACTACAATCAATGGGGCAACCAATATCAAACATCCAAGTATGACTGCAATTACCACTGGTACAAAAGAAATTACAGATGGAAAACAATTAACTGGTAAAAGCACATTATTTACAAAAACTACAATTAAATCAAATAGATTTACATCTTTCAGGTCCCCAAGTCTTTTGACCACCACCTTAAATGGTTTAAGCACAAACACCATTTCACCAGAGAGATTGTCTACTAAAGCATTTCACAAGTTGACAATGCAGTCACACAAGTCATTATCACCTTGTACAGGCAAATGTCAAACCAAATCTACCACAATGAACCCTGCAGGCAAACATGGCCAAGGAAAGGTACCCATGACCACTGATAAGACTTTCTATTCTGCCATAACTATGGGTACCATCCTAGTTTTATGTGCCCTCCTAGCTCTTATTGTGTTTATAAAGGACTTAGTTAGGAACTGA